The proteins below are encoded in one region of Apium graveolens cultivar Ventura chromosome 4, ASM990537v1, whole genome shotgun sequence:
- the LOC141717864 gene encoding RHOMBOID-like protein 9, chloroplastic — translation MRQYGDAKVEKATGLISRFSMYVALDQLIVLLIRIRLYNFIYGTDLLPLSPRFCWLLSLIRFYKQLFSRNYLGHMAVVPICYHLHCKDQTLLISNGGKKNDGLSWSSIVNRVALDCDGLAVQNSCRWMDVLKELKHTRNSTPLPLHTTSLPSIHNIQKSSCNSSFSSDGSLEIKRKIELSSTKKQLRSLDSYFRKLSNNVNQLKLLSSRTELPDKPWKSSAEKDLAILNDFLGNLNEGQAAFFGLSKAEKGLESLDGYLGKVDEDANSIDYAASALDADITETSNHTLKQGSVHGSEKLKKYLGLVNGGGPESSYNDTSSLYPIGILCSINIAVFLFETATPVKSSDLELFSLPSLYGAKINDLILIGEWWRLVTPMFLHWGIHHIALSCWMLFTFGPQVCRTYGSFTFILLYVLGGLSGNFTSFFHIADPTVGGTGPAFAILGAWFICQLLNQNALSKDNSKSMIQKAIIATALSCILSNFGPIDDWTHLGATFTGIAYGYLTSPGLQMKNASSKNGEDGIAVVRRNVGPCRSLLFFSLFILVLCSLLLVVEPPPSSVAFL, via the exons ATGAGGCAATATGGCGACGCCAAAGTGGAGAAAGCTACAGGGCTGATATCGAGATTCTCAATGTACGTGGCATTGGACCAATTGATTGTCCTTTTAATCAGGATAAGGTTGTACAACTTCATTTATGGAACTGATCTACTACCTCTATCTCCCCGCTTCTGTTGGCTACTATCCTTAATAAG ATTCTACAAACAACTATTTTCTCGGAACTATTTGGGCCACATGGCAGTGGTTCCAATATGCTATCATCTGCATTGTAAAGACCAAACCCTTTTGATTTCAAACGGAGGAAAAAAGAACGACGGACTTTCTTGGAGTTCCATTGTCAATCGTGTTGCACTGGATTGTGATGGTTTGGCAGTACAGAATTCGTGTAGATGGATGGATGTTTTGAAAGAGCTAAAGCATACGAGGAACTCTACTCCTCTTCCTCTACACACAACAAGTCTACCATCCATCCATAATATCCAAAAGTCTTCATGCAATTCAAGTTTTAGCTCTGATGGTTCTTTGGAGATAAAGCGAAAGATAGAACTTAGTTCTACAAAAAAGCAGTTGAGATCGCTGGATTCTTATTTCAGGAAACTAAGCAACAATGTCAATCAGCTCAAGTTATTGAGCAGCAGAACTGAGTTACCTGATAAACCTTGGAAATCCAGTGCAGAAAAGGATTTAgcaattttaaatgattttcttgGAAACTTGAATGAGGGACAAGCAGCTTTTTTTGGTCTATCCAAAGCTGAAAAGGGGCTGGAGTCTTTGGATGGCTACCTTGGCAAAGTCGATGAAG ATGCAAACTCCATAGATTATGCTGCATCTGCATTAGATGCTGACATTACAGAAACAAGTAATCATACTTTGAAGCAAGGTTCTGTACATGGAAGTGAGAAACTAAAAAAATATTTGGGGTTGGTGAATGGGGGTGGTCCAGAAAGTTCATACAATGACACCTCCAGTCTTTATCCAAT AGGTATTCTGTGTTCCATAAATATTGCGGTTTTCCTATTTGAAACAGCCACTCCAGTTAAAAGCTCAGATTTGGAACTCTTCTCACTCCCGTCACTATATGGAGCAAAGATTAATGATTTAATATTAATTGGGGAATGGTGGAGGCTAGTGACACCAATGTTTCTG CACTGGGGAATTCACCACATTGCGCTTAGCTGCTGGATGCTGTTTACTTTCGGACCTCAAGTTTGCAGGACATATGGTTCATTCACTTTTATCTTGTTATATGTACTTGGAGGACTTTCAGGCAATTTTACTAGCTTTTTTCACATAGCAGACCCAACTGTTGGTGGGACG GGACCAGCCTTCGCCATTCTTGGAGCTTGGTTTATTTGCCAACTTTTGAACCAAAATGCACTCAGTAAGGATAACTCTAAAAGCATGATTCAGAAGGCGATAATTGCTACTGCACTCAGCTGCATTTTGAGCAACTTTGGACCAATTGATGACTG GACACACTTGGGAGCAACATTCACGGGCATTGCATATGGATATCTAACTAGCCCAGGTCTGCAGATGAAAAATGCATCGTCAAAAAATGGTGAAGACGGAATAGCAGTTGTTAGAAGAAATGTTGGTCCTTGCAGATCACTTCTTTTTTTCTCTCTCTTCATTCTGGTTTTATGCAGTTTACTTTTAGTAGTTGAACCTCCACCAAGTTCAGTGGCCTTCCTATAG